GCCTCGAGCGTGTGTTTGAGCTTGCGGTTCAGCGCCGGCACGGCGTCGATCTCGTAAATCTTGCCATCGACCTTGACGCGGGTGAAGCCGCGGCGCTGCAACTCGGCGAGTTCCTTGCGGTATTCGCCCTTGCGGTCGCGGATCACCGGGGCGAGCAGGAGGAGCCGCGTGCCCTCGGCCAGCGCGAGCACCCGATCGACCATCTGGCTCACCGTCTGCGCCTCGATCGGGAGCCCGGTCGCCGGCGAATAGGGCGTGCCGGCGCGGGCCCAGAGGAGACGCATATAGTCGTGGATTTCGGTGACCGTGCCCACCGTCGAGCGCGGGTTGTGGCTGGTGGTTTTCTGCTCGATCGAGATCGCCGGCGACAGCCCCTCGATGCTGTCGACATCGGGTTTGCCGGCGAGTTCGAGGAATTGCCGCGCATAGGACGAGAGACTCTCGACATAGCGGCGCTGGCCCTCGGCGTAGATGGTATCGAAGGCGAGCGAGGATTTCCCCGACCCCGAAAGCCCGGTGATCACGGTCAGGCTGTCGCGCGGGATGGCGACGTCGATATCGCGGAGATTATGCTCGCGCGCGCCACGCACGATGATGGAGCCAGGCATGCGGCAGGGTCCGGGAGGGTGTTGTGGGCGGAGGCTGAATGCCGGATATGGCAGCCCCCACCACCCTTGAAAAGGGGCGCGCTTGGAAAGGCGCGCCGGGCGGGCTAGAGTGCGCGATCGACGTTGACCGCGAGCTTGTCCGCGACGAGCTTGCCCCCAAGGAGTGAACCGCCGCGATGGCTGGCAGTGTGAACAAGGTGATTTTGATCGGCAATCTCGGCCGCGATCCGGAAGTGCGGAACACGCAGGACGGCACGAAGATCGTCAATTTCACGCTCGCGACCAGCGAGACCTGGAACGATCGCGCCTCCGGCGAGCGCAAGGAGCGCACCGAGTGGCACCGGGTGGTGATTTTCAACGAACGCCTCGCCGATGTCGCCGAGCGCTATCTGCGCAAAGGGAGCAAGGTCTATGTCGAGGGCGCGTTGCAGACCCGCAAATGGACCGACCAGAGCGGCCAGGAAAAATACACCACCGAAGTGGTGCTGACCCGTTTCCGCGGCGAACTCACCATGCTCGATGGCCGCGCCGCCGAGGGCGGCGAGGCGCGAGGCGCGCCGGCGCCGCGGGCGGAGAAGGCGAGCACGGGCGGCCGCCCGGCGACCGCCTGGGAGCCGCCGGCCGGCGACCTCGACGACGAGATTCCGTTCTGATCCCGATATGAGCGAAACACCGCCAAGCCCGCCCGAGCCGCCCGAGGGCGGTCCGATGTTCGGCGTGCAGCCGGTCACCATCGAGGAGGAGATGCGCCGCTCCTACCTCGATTACGCGATGTCGGTGATCGTCAGCCGCGCGCTCCCCGATGTCCGCGACGGGTTGAAGCCGGTGCATCGGCGCATTCTTTACGCCATGCAGGAAGCCGGCTGGACGCCGGATAAGCCCTATCGCAAATCGTCGCGCGTCGTCGGCGATGTCATGGGCAAATACCATCCGCATGGCGACGCCGCGATCT
This portion of the Acidibrevibacterium fodinaquatile genome encodes:
- the ssb gene encoding single-stranded DNA-binding protein; the encoded protein is MAGSVNKVILIGNLGRDPEVRNTQDGTKIVNFTLATSETWNDRASGERKERTEWHRVVIFNERLADVAERYLRKGSKVYVEGALQTRKWTDQSGQEKYTTEVVLTRFRGELTMLDGRAAEGGEARGAPAPRAEKASTGGRPATAWEPPAGDLDDEIPF